The Vibrio metoecus sequence GCTGTGTCAACTCGCCATATTTTGCTGCCAAGGTACTAATTAAATCATCATTGAGCTGCTGATTAAGGGTTTGGTTAACAAACTGAACATAGTCATTAAGTAAGGTTAGGCTGCTGGCTTTATCGACAGACTGAAAGCTTAAGGTGAATATGTCGTTGGTGTTTTTATCGACAGCAGATGCTTGAATGCGATCAAACCACTCCTCGTATAGCTTCTGAATAACTTCCGGATCATTGGTTTGCTCCAGCATCTGCTTTTGTAAAGTTAAAAAAGTAGGGTTATTTTGCATAAAGCGGCGTTTGGTGCCGTTAGCATTAAACGTTTGAATAAACTGCTGAAAAATGAGCTTAGGGGCAACCAAGCTATCTAATGCATTACTGACAATAATGGTGCCATCTTCTTGATACACATCAAACAGAGGTTGATAACGCTTTACCGCCTGTTGATAACTAGCAATACCTTGCAATTGTGGCTGGCTAACGGTTGCTTTGGCACTCCACCATTCTTGAGCGGTTAATGCATAGCCTATGGCGGTCAAACTAAAAAGCAATGTGGTCATAATGATTAGCCACTTTCCTTGCCATAGGGCTGAAAAAAGCTCTCTTAAATCAATTTCATCATTAGCAGGATAGGCGTAATGTGGGTATTGTGGCGGCTGAACGGGAGGGGTATTGGCTAATGAACTCACTGATTGCTCCTGCAGTATAGAAGTACAAATTTTTGACACGCTACCGCCCTTAGGTCTCGCTCCTAATAGCGTTATACAACATGCATTTTGCCAAGGAGTTTAAACCAAAACCTCTTACAGGGCGAGCCCTCAAAAGACGGAGCTTAGATTTTGTGATTACAGTAAGAAAATGACAGGCTATAATGCGTGCAACTGTTCGCATCTATAGGAATTCATAATGATTATCGTAACTGGCGGCGCTGGCATGATTGGCAGCAACATTATCAAAGCGCTTAATGAGCGTGGTATCACTGACATTCTGGTCGTCGATCATTTGAAAAATGGTCGTAAGTTCAAAAATTTGGTTGACCTACAGATTGCTGACTATATGGATCGAGATGACTTCCTAGCTCAGATCATGGCCGGTGATGATTTCGGGTCCATTGACGCCATTTTCCATGAAGGTGCTTGCTCTGCGACCACAGAATGGGATGGCAAATATGTCATGCTCAACAACTATGAATACTCTAAAGAGCTGCTGCATTATTGCTTAGATCGTGAAATTCCCTTCCTTTATGCTTCTTCAGCAGCCACTTATGGTGAAACCGATACCTTTATTGAAGAGCCGCAGTATGAAGGTGCACTCAACGTTTACGGTTACTCGAAGCAGCAATTTGATAACTATGTGCGACGCCTATGGCTCGATGCTAAACAACACGGTGAAACCTTATCGCAAATTACCGGTTTTCGTTACTTCAACGTATACGGTCCTCGTGAGCAGCATAAAGGCTCGATGGCTTCGGTTGCCTTTCATTTGAACAATCAAATGAACGCGGGTGAAAATCCGAAACTATTTGCTGGCAGTGAGAACTTCAAACGTGATTTCGTGTATGTCGGCGATGTCGCTGCGGTCAATTTGTGGTTTTTAGATAATGGCGTATCCGGCATTTTCAACTGTGGTACAGGTAAAGCGGAATCGTTCAACGAAGTGGCGAAAGCGGTGATCACATTCCATGGTCGCGGCGAAGTCGAAACCATTCCATTCCCAGACCATCTTAAAGGTGCTTATCAAGAGTTTACGGAGGCTGACCTTACCAAACTTCGCGCAGCTGGCTGTGATGTACAATTCAAGAGTGTGGCTGAAGGTGTCGCTGAATATATGGCGCTGATTAATCGAAAGTAAGGGATACTCCTACCCCCTCCCCCCTAAAAGGGGGAGGAACAAACGGAATTAACCCCTTGTAGAGAGGGGAGAAATAGAAGAATTGCCTCCCAAAAGGGAAGGTGTAAAAAATTGGCTCCTAAAGGGGCGTATAACCAGATGTGGAAATTGGAGTTTAGATGAATATTTTGATGGCCCTATCCCAACTCGAAGTGACGGGAGCCGAGGTGTACGCCACTAGTGTGGGTAATGAGCTCACTCGACGTGGCCATCAGGTATTTTATGTTTCCGATACGCTCACCAAAGCTCGCGATGGCCTATTTTTTAAACTGCGCTTTAATAAACGCAGCATCCCACGGCGCTTTTGGCATGTTGCCTATCTGGTTTACCTGATCAAGAAACATCAGATCCAGTTGGTCCATGCTCACTCACGAGCGTCAAGCTGGAGTTGCCATATTGCCTGCCGCTTGACTAATACCCCTATGGTTACCACGGTACATGGTCGTCAACCGGTACATGCTTCACGCAAAAAATTCCATGCAATGGGAGATAAAGCACTGCCTGTTTGCGAAGCAATACGAGAGCAATTAATCAAAGATCTCGATGTACCAGAGAGCCAACTGCACGTAAGCCGTAATGGGATAGAAACAGGTACCTTTAAACGCAGCGCTGCACCCAATAATCCTAAGCCTGTTATCTCTATCATTGGCCGACTCAGTGGCCCGAAAGGTGAACTTTGCTATAGGTTGCTAACCGAGTGTTTAGACCTCGACCGCTACCAAGTTCAAGTGATCACTGGTACACCATTGACCGAGCGTTTTAGCGCACTGCAAGATAAAGTCTCATTTCCCGGCTACAGCGCTAACGTTGAACAAGTAA is a genomic window containing:
- the rfaD gene encoding ADP-glyceromanno-heptose 6-epimerase, whose product is MIIVTGGAGMIGSNIIKALNERGITDILVVDHLKNGRKFKNLVDLQIADYMDRDDFLAQIMAGDDFGSIDAIFHEGACSATTEWDGKYVMLNNYEYSKELLHYCLDREIPFLYASSAATYGETDTFIEEPQYEGALNVYGYSKQQFDNYVRRLWLDAKQHGETLSQITGFRYFNVYGPREQHKGSMASVAFHLNNQMNAGENPKLFAGSENFKRDFVYVGDVAAVNLWFLDNGVSGIFNCGTGKAESFNEVAKAVITFHGRGEVETIPFPDHLKGAYQEFTEADLTKLRAAGCDVQFKSVAEGVAEYMALINRK
- a CDS encoding LPS O-antigen chain length determinant protein WzzB, with amino-acid sequence MSSLANTPPVQPPQYPHYAYPANDEIDLRELFSALWQGKWLIIMTTLLFSLTAIGYALTAQEWWSAKATVSQPQLQGIASYQQAVKRYQPLFDVYQEDGTIIVSNALDSLVAPKLIFQQFIQTFNANGTKRRFMQNNPTFLTLQKQMLEQTNDPEVIQKLYEEWFDRIQASAVDKNTNDIFTLSFQSVDKASSLTLLNDYVQFVNQTLNQQLNDDLISTLAAKYGELTQQEKNLLQQAQLRLQVELERTQYALTIAEAADIKQPVQNLGEQELFAINIGSRALKAKVDALKSIKDLSVFEPRLAILQSKLSQFDLEMLSAEPKWSVNGFYYLDQPEQPLTRDKPKRALIVVLGGLLGGMLGVAIVLVRFAFKSEEEKT